In Granulicella mallensis MP5ACTX8, the sequence GACGTGCCCAGGTATTCCATTGTCGTCCCGTTTCATAACGAAGAAGAGAACGTAACGAAGCTCTATGACCGCGTAAAGGACGTGATGGAACACGTCAACGCGAGTTTTGAGATGGTCTTCGTCGATGACGGTTCTCGCGATCGCACCTACCGCCTGCTGGAGGAGATCGCCGCCGTCGATTCACGTGTATTGCTGGTCAAGCTGCGCCGGAACTTCGGCCAGACGTCGGCGCTGGCTGCTGGTTTCGACCACTCCTCCGGGGAGTATGTCCTGGCGATGGACGGCGATCTGCAGCATGATCCCAACGAGATTCCGACGTTTCTCGCCAAGCTGGAAGAGGGCTACGACGTCGTCAGTGGATGGCGTGCGCAGCGGGGCGACAACATGGTGATGCGGCGGATTCCGTCGCGCATCGCCAATTGGTTGATGGCGAAGCTCTCGGGTGTGGATATCCACGACTTCGGCACGACGTTCAAGGCCTATCGCCGCGAGGTGATCCACAATATTCCGCTGTACGGGGAGATGCACCGCTTCATCCCCGCGCTGGCGAGCTGGTACGGTGCGAGCATCTGTGAGATTCCGATCTCGAATCCGGCACGCGAAGCGGGGCAGAGCCACTATGGCATCTCGCGCACATTCCGGGTGTTCTTCGATCTGCTGACCATTCGATTTCTGCTCAAGTACATGACGCGCCCGCTGCACTTTTTCGGAAGCATCGGCGCGCTCGCTATGGTTTCAGGCGGGGGCATCGCGACGTGGCTGCTGATCTACAAGCTGATCTCAGGTCATGCTGTTGCGGGGGAACATGCACCCTGGTTCATCATCGCCGGTGTGCTGATTCTGGCAGGCATTCAACTCATCGGGGTCGGCTTGCTCGGCGAACTCCAGGTGCGGCACTTCTTTACGCAGACGCAGCGCACGCCCTATACGGTGGACCGCGTCGTGCGGATGAAGCCCTCAGAAGAAAGCCTGCTGCACTGAGCCCGCGCTTTGGAACGGGAGCAGTCCGTCTTTGTGCGCCGGAAGAGCCGATTTGCCGTGCCCGTTTACTCGGGACGCAGATAGAACTCGATGCGCAAGCCGTCGGGATCGTCCAGCCAGATAAATTCCTTCAAACCATACTGGTCCAGCTTCAATCCGCTATGCGAGATTCCGGAGCTGTCCAGTTGTGTCTGAATGGCTTCAAGTTCCGCAAGACTGCGAACGCCGAAGGCGATGTGATTCAAGCCGACGCGTTCCTTGTCCTGCATTCCTGCGTGGTTCTCGACCGTACTCGTGAAAAACAGACGAGTGTCGCCTACCACGTACAGAAGGCTATCTTCAGCTCTTTCAAGGGGTTGGCCGAGAAGTGCCTGGTAAAAACGCTCCGTCCTATCGAGCCCTGAGACGCGGAAGACCAGATGGTCGACAAATCCGGGATAGGTCATAGGCAGCTCTCTTGCTCATAAAAAGGGATAGGCCTGTGTCACCAGCCAGAACACTTCTGCAGGATATCCCGGCTTCAAACCAGCTCTAAACTCTCCCACTGCCATCGGACTGTAACAACCGTTATGTATGATAGACGACATAGCCCGGCGGGCAGACCTGCGATCTACGAATCACTCCCCTCGATTCGTTCCATTGTAAAGACACTCACTGAAGCCACCGCACTCGTACGAGGAAAGGTTGGATTCGTTGAGCGTCCATCTTATAAACCCTAGCGACAACTCTTTTGGTACTGCCGTCATTACCCCCAGATGGCTGTTTGTATTGGCTGCGGCAACGCCGCAAATAGCAGGGGATCCCATCCTTGTCGACGAATCCCTGGAGCAGGTTGTTCCGGAGAGCATTCAGGCCGGAGACATCGTCGGCATCAGCGTTCATACCGGCAATGCGCTGCGTGGATACGAAGTGGGCCGCATGGCCCGTGGCCGCGGCGCCTGGGTGGTATACGGCGGCATTCACGCTACGCTCTTTCCCGAAGAGGCCTTCGAGCGTGGTGAAGCGCACGCTGTTGTAAAGGGCGATGGCGATATCGCCTGGGGCAAGGCCGTTGTCGATTGCCTGGCGGGCACGCCGGAGCGGATCTATGAGGGCGGCCGCATCGATGGTGACCAGTTCCTCGCAGCGCGCTGGGACCTGATGCCTCCTGAGAAATATATGTGGGCCTCGGTGCAGACGATTCGCGGATGCCCGAAGCACTGCTCATTTTGCAGCGTCTGGCGGACCGATGGACAGCAGCCGCGGCAGCGCCGGTTCCAGAGTGTGATCGATGAGATCGTCGATCTGCGACGTCTTGGTTTCCGGTTTATTGCCCTGGCCGACGACAACTTCTACCCGGTAACGCTGACCGATCTGCGCCTCGCCCGTGAACAGAACAACACTGCCAAGGTCGACGAGTTGATGGCGATCCGCACGGAGCGCTTTCAGCTCATGGAAGAGCTGGCGAAGCTGCCGAAGGACATGGTGTTCTTCACGCAGATCACGATGGAGGCTGGAGAAGACGGCGAGTATCTCGACGCCATGCGGAAGGCCAACATCAAGGGGGCGCTTGTAGGCGTGGAAGCCGTGACTCCGGAAGGTCTCAAGGCTGTCTTCAAGGACTTCAACTACTCCGGCGACGCCTTGGCGAAGCAGTTGCAGACATTCAAGAAGCATGGTGTGCACGTTCTCGGCTCGTTTATCTTCGGGCTTCCGACCGATAAACCGGCTACCTTTGACGCCACGGTAGAGATGGCTTTGAAGGCCGGTGTAACCTTCGCCCAGTTCGTGATGATGACGCCGTTCCCCGGAACGATCGATTTTGGACGCTGGGAGAAGGAGCAGGCCAAGGACCCCACGATGGTGGGCGATGTGCCGATCACGCGCTACTGGCTGATTCCAACGGCAGTCCGTCCCAAGATGTTCACACCCCATCCTTCGATGAGCTCGGACGAGATTCGCGAGCGGACGCAGAAGGTCTGGGACAGGTTCTACAACTGGAGCGCGATCTGGCAGCGGTCTGCCTGCACGCCGAACCTGAAGTCCAGGGTCGCGTTCATGTTCCTCTCCAAGCTCTATCGGCAGATGTATGCCGGGACGGGAATCTCCACGGACAGCGCTCGCCGTAAGAAGTCCAAGTCGTGGGCGCGCTGGACGGCAAGACAGTGCAAGAAGCTGTTCCAGGCAAAGCCGATGCCGGAACTGCAGTCGCCTGTATGGGCACTGCCCTCGACAGTGAAACTGCTGCGGACGGCGTTAGTGGCAGGAATGCCGCAAGAGACACCGTTTGTGGTGTTGCCAAGGGAGTAAATTGGGCGCCCTGATGCTTCGGCATCAGGGCGTTTCCGGGACCAGGTAGTGTCTGACGAATCGGGATAACGATTCACCTATTTTGTTCCCCCACAGATCCGTCATCCTGAGCGGAGCATCTCGCGCTTTTGCGAGAGCGGAGTCGAAGGACCCCGAAGAGCTTGATCTCACCCGGGATGTTGGGACATTTTCCAGCACGAGAGTCCAGGCTCGAGCGCTTGGGGTTGAAAAGGTGCAAAAGGTTTGGGCAAGAGGATAACCCTCGGGGTCCTTCGACTGCGCGTCCCCAAAGGCTGGGACGCTTCGCTCAGGATGACGATTCTGTGGGGGGACGAAGAACAAAGCTATGCGTGGAGCGAGCTTGATTTCACTCTACAACCGCTATCCCCGGCTGGCAGGCGCTTTCGATTTAGTGAAGGCCGCCGTACACTAAAGGTCCGCCAACATTCGTTAAATGTTGCCTTTGCGGTACTGCATCTCCTCGTCATGCTCTCCATGGGAGACAGGCGGAGTCAATCTACTTATGCTTTCTCTTTCTTCACTGGGCCGCCCCGTGGCCAGGTTGTCTTTACGCGCCGGTCGCCGGCGCCGATCCGCCTGTGCCCTCCTTCTGCTCGCTGCATTTGGAACCGCGGCCCATGCCGTTATCGTGCGCGGTCATGTGACCGATGTGCTGGGCAGGCCCGTGCCTGGAGCCCGTGTGCAGCTCATCGAGTCGGGTAAGGTGTCGGCCATCGCGTATTCGGAGGAAGATGGGTCCTATGAGATTCGCTATGCGGGTGCTGGCCGGTTCATCCTGCTGGGCTCGATAAGGGGATTTTTCCCTTCCATCGGCGAAGACTTCTATAGCGGAACGACGGATGTCCTGGAGAAGGATGTCGTGATGGCGACGAATACGGTGCGCCAGGAGGTCTCCGTGGCGGCGACGGGCATTCCGACGCCTCTGCCGCAGCTCACAGCTCCGGTTAGCGTCATCCAGGGAGAGACGCTCGATACACGCCTTGGTGTGGTCGATGAGATGCGTCAGATCCCGGGAGCCTTCCTGGTACAGACGGGCCAGACAGGCGGGGTGACTTCGTTATTTCTGCGTGGCGGCAACTCGACCGCAAACCTGGTGATGATCGATGGAGTCCCTGCCGACGATGTAGGCGGCACCTTCGACTTTGGCACGGTCAGTTCGACGGCGGTGGGCCGCATGGAGCTGCTTCGGGGGCCGGATTCGGCAATGTATGGAACGGACGCCGGATCGAGCGTGATCTCAATCGAGACACCGCGCGGTACGACGGCGGTCCCCCTGTTGACTTACTCGGGCGATGCGGGCAACCTGCACACCTGGCGTAATGAGGCGACGCTGAGTGGAACGCTGCAGAAGTTCGACTACTTTGGCGCCGTGTCGCGACTCGATACGTCGAATGCGCTGCAGCTCGACCGGTATCACTCTGTGACGTCGGCGCTCAACCTTGGCTACGACATCAACGGCAATACGCAGGTGCGGTTTACGATCCGCAACGCGGATTCGGCGACCGGTGTGCCCGGACCGCATGATTTCTGGGGAATCTCGGACGACAGCAAGCTGGGGGATCAGGACCTGTACTCAGGGCTGACCCTCGAGAACCGCTACAAGGGAAATTGGCACAATCTGTTCCGCTACAGCATCGCCCGCAAGCGCGAGCAGCAACAGCAGTTCGGCCAGCAGGGAACCCCCATCACGTTCGAACAGGGGCAGCCCGATCAGTACACCGCGTACTTCGGTCCGGTAGTCACGATTCGGGGAGCGAATGGCTATACGGCTACAGGGCAGACGGAAGTGTATGGCGACAATACCGATCAGGATTCCAATCGCGACCAGCTCTATTACCAGAGCGACTATAGCTTCTCGCGGCATTTCATCGGGCTATTCGGGTTCCGCTACGACAACGAGCGCGGCAGCTTCAACGACGCCGATATCTTTGAGCATGAGAAGACGCAACGTACCAACTTCGAGTACAACCTCCAGTTCCAGGGTGAGTTCTTCAGCCGGCTGTTCTACTCGGCTGGCGGTGCGGTAGAGAAGAACCATCTTTATGGCATTGCAGGGACGCCCCGGCTGGGGCTGACCTATGTTCCGGTACGCCCGTCGGGCAAGCTCTTCCACGGCACACGGCTGCGTGCCAACTTCGCGACCGGCGTGCAGGAGCCGACGCTGGCGATCGAGTTCCAGAGTCTGTATACGCAGCTGCTGAACGCCGGCGATACGGCGGATATTGCGCTGTATCACGTTACACCGCAGTCGGCGCAGCGCTCCCGGACCTACGATGTGGGGATCGACCAGAACATTCTCGGCGAGAAGCTGACGCTGAAGGCCGGCTATTTTCACAATGTCTTCGACCGGCAGCTTGAGGGCGTCGGCAATGCTGCGCTGGCGCAGTACTTCAACCTGAATATCAATCCGGGTGTCGGGCTCTATGAGGCGTATCTGAACTCGCTGGCGTACCGCGCGCAGGGCGAAGAGATCGAACTGGCGTGGCAGCCCAAGCCGAGCGTGCTGGTACGCGGCGGCTATACGAACCTCGATTCGAGGGTGCTGCAGTCGTTCGCCTCTGACGCGGTGGCAGCCGCCGAAGGGACTCCGACCGAGAACCCGAATCTGGCGGGAATCGCGATTGGGGCGGAGAGTCCGCTGGTTGGGGCAAGGCCCTTTCGGCGAGCGCCCAGCACGGGCTATTTCGATGCGCAGTACATGCGGCGGAAGTTTACCGTGGCGCTCAAGGGCGCGTTGGCCAGCCGCAGCGACGACTCTACGTACCTGGGTTATTCCGACGCCACCGGCGGCAACACGCTTCTTCTGCCCAACCACGACCTGGATTTCGGCTATGTGAAGCTCGACCTGGGAATGACCTACGCGATGCCTCACCACCTGCTTTTCTTCACGCAGATCGACAATCTATTGAATAACCAGCACATCGGGCCGATCGGCTATCCTGGGCTTCCGCTGACCTTTCGGTCGGGCCTGAAGATCCGGTTGGGTGGCAATTAGTCGTTCTCTAGCCCAAAAACTGGAAGATCCAGGAACTAGAGTGGCAGGGCTATTCAAACAAAATACTGACATCTCACGATTCTTTTACGCGTCTATAGTAGTGAAGGGGTTAGACATGATTACTTTTCGCCGTGCATTGCTTGTTTCTTCCTTAGCCGCACTCGTTGCGGTTCCGATGTTCGCTCAGGAGATGCCGTCCGAAGGACCGCTACCCACCTCCGCGCTCATTAACGCCGAATCAAAGAACGGTGTTCCGCTCGATCCTGCCATGTTGACTCTGGAGATTAATGGTCATGGGACGCCTCTTACTGGTGTGACTCCCGTTCATCCGGGTGGCACGCAGTTGGCGATCCTGATCGACGATGGTCTGCGGGGCTCTTTCGGCCTGCAACTGCCGGACCTGAAGAAGTTCATCAATGACCTGCCGCCCGGTGTACAGGTGATGGTCGGTTATATGCGCAATGGAACGGTGCAGGGAACCGGCTTTACGACCGACCACGCAGCGGCCACCAGCGTGCTGCGTTTGCCCATCTCCGCGCCGGGTGTCGATTCGAGCCCATACTTCTGCCTTTCGGAGATCTCCAAGCACTGGCCGTCGAACAAGCCCGCCGCGCGCTTTGTGATGATGATTACCAACGGTGTCGATCCCTATAACGGCAGCACCTCGATCCTGAATCAGGACAGTCCCTATGTCCAGACTGCCCAGGAAGACGCCCAGCGTGCTGGTGTAGCCGTCTACTCGATTGCGTTTACAGAAGCCGGTATGCGCGGTCGGCGGGGAAGCTTCAGCGGTCAGAGCTATCTGAGCCAGGTTGCCGAGGCTACGGGTGGCCGTTCCTTCTACCAGGGTTTTGGCAATCCCGTCTCCCTGGGGCCGTTCCTTGATGATTTCCGTAAGGCGATCAACGAGAGCTACACCATCAACTTCATGGCGAATGCACCCCTCTCGAAGCGCGATACGCTCACCCGTATCAAGGTGAGAACCAGCCAGCCTGGGGTCAAGGTCCATGGACCGGATGGTGTCCATCCGGGTGTTGTGGCGGAGTAACCTGGAATTACAGCCGTTTTCAGCCAGACATAAGGCTTTAACGCAGAGGCGCGGAGGTTTCGCGAAGGTCGCAATGGATGCCATTGCAGCTTTCCCGAAACCTCCGCGCTTTTTGCATTAAGTGATTCGCTCTTTCTTACACATATTCCATTCAACTTCGCGCTGTACCATTGCAATAGAAGTGAGAGGTGTATGAGCGAAGGCCGCTGGGTATTGTTGATTGCGAGTGAGGTGGGTGGCACGGATTCCGTTTCGGATCGTGCCATGGAGCGTTTGGTCGAAGCCATTGGAAAAGAAGGTTACGAAGTTGTCAGGACTTCGACGCCTGAAGATGGATTATCGCTGGTAACCTCGGATCCCTCGCATAGCGCGATTTTGCTGGACTGGGACCTCGAAGGGGAGAACCAGTTCGACGAACGCGCCGCGCTCAAGATCCTCCGCGCCGTTCGCCGCCGCAATAAGAAGATCCCGATCTTTCTGATTGCGGACCGTACGCTTGTCAGCGAACTGCCGCTGGAGGTCGTCAAGCAGGTGCATGAGTACATCCACCTCTTCGGCGATACACCCGCGTTCATCGCCAACCGCGTGGACTTCGCGGTCGAGCGCTATCACGAGCAGTTGCTGCCTCCTTACTTCCGCGAACTCAAGAAGTACACCGACCAGGGTGCATACTCGTGGGACGCGCCAGGGCATATGGGCGGCGTCGCCTACCTGAAGCACCCGATCGGCATGGAGTTCCACAAGTTCTTCGGCGAAAACATCATGCGGTCCGATCTCGGCATTTCGACCTCGCCGTTGGGATCGTGGCTGGACCATATCGGGCCTCCGGGAGAGAGCGAACGCAACGCTGCCCGCATCTTCGGCGCCGACTGGACGTTCTTCGTGCTGGGCGGTTCGTCCACCTCCAACCAGATTGTGGGCCACGGCGTAATCGCGCAGGACGACATCGTGCTCGCTGACGCGAACTGCCATAAGTCGATCTGCCACTCGCTTACGATTACTGGTGCGCGTCCGGTGTACTTCAAGCCCACGCGCAATGGCTACGGCATGATCGGGCTCGTCCCCATCAAGCGCTTCAGCCCGGAGAACGTCCAGGCGTTGATCGATAAGAGTCCCTTCTGCGCCGGTGCGCCGGTGAAGAAGGCGACCTATGCGGTCGTCACGAATTCGACCTACGACGGCCTCTGCTATGACGTGAATCGCGTTGTCGAAGAGCTGGCCAAGAGCGTTCCGCGCATCCACTTCGACGAGGCCTGGTACGCCTACGCCAAGTTCCACGAGATCTATCGTGGACGCTTCGCCATGGGAGTTCCGGATGAGATTCCCGATCGTCCGACCATCTTTTCCGTGCAGTCCACGCACAAGATGCTGGCAGCGTTCTCGATGGCGTCGATGGTGCACATCAAGCTCAGCCAGCGCGCACCACTGGACTATGACCAGTTCAACGAGTCGTTCATGATGCATGGGACGACCTCGCCGTTCTATCCGCTGATCGCTTCGCTCGACGTCGCAGCAGCCATGATGGACGAGCCTGCCGGCCCCACGCTGATGAGCGAGACGCTGCAGGATGCGATCAGCTTCCGCAAGGCCATGTCGTCGGTGGCACACCGTCTGCGCGCTGCGGAGCAGGGTTGGTTCTTCCGGCTCTATCAGCCGGAGTACGTCTTCGATCCGCTCGACGGTGAGACCTACCTGTTTGAGGAAGCTGCCGATGGTTTGCTGACGAATCGTTCCAGTTGCTGGACTCTAAAGCCCGGCGAAGACTGGCATGGCTATCAGGATGAGGACATCGCGGACGACTATTGCATGCTCGATCCGTCGAAGGTGACGATCCTTACGCCGGGTGTCAACGCACAGGGAGTGGTCAGCGATTGGGGCATTCCCGCGGCGATCCTCACGGAGTTCCTGGATGGCCGCCGCGTCGAGATCGCGCGCACCGGTGACTACACCGTGCTGGTGCTGTTCTCGGTCGGAACCAGTAAAGGGAAGTGGGGCGCGCTGCTCGAGAACCTCTTCGAGTTCAAGCGGCTCTACGACAGCGAAGCTCCGCTGGAAGAGGCATTGCCTGAACTGGTGCTGAAGTATCCGGCGCGTTACCGCAACGTGACGCTGAAAGAGCTGAGCGATGAGATGCACATGGTGATGCAGCAGCTCAATCTCTCGGGCCTGGTGAACGCGGCGTGCGACGAGGACTTCGATCCAGTTCTTACGCCGGCACAGACGTACCAGAAGCTCCTGCGCGGCGAGACGGAGAAGATCAAGTTCTCGGAGATGGCAGGCCGCATCGCTGCCGTGATGCTGGTGCCGTACCCGCCGGGCATTCCGATGAGTATGCCGGGCGAACGTCTCGGAGGCCCGGAGAGCCCCGTCATCCGCCTGATTATGGCGATGGAGGAGTTCGGCAAGCGCTTCCCGGGCTTCGAACGCGAGACGCACGGCATCGAGGCTGATGCGAATGGCGAGTACTGGATGCGTGCTGTGATCGAGACTCCCAATGGGAAGCGCAACGGCCGGAATAAACAGCGTCCGCCAAGCTCCGCGCCACCGGTGAAGCGGAGGAAGAAGACGATTCCGCTTCCGGGGGATGATTCACCTCTGGAGCCTGGCGCGCCGGTAAAGATCTCGCCGGAACGGTAGGGTTGGATGTAGGGAATAACGGATAAGGGCATGGCTTCTGGCCATGCCCTTATCCGTTTGCGGTGTTGATGGCATGGCACATTTCGACGGAGCACTCTGGCGCAATCCGGTGTGTTTTGCCGAAATGTGGGGTGATTTGAGGTTTTCCTGTATAGCCTCTCGCGTTATCCCTTGACACTTTGCATCGCAAAGTATTACTTTGTAATGCAAAGTGAAAAGTGCACAAATGCTCTGAATCGCGATCTTGAAGATATTCGCAACATACGCCGCCACAAGTTAGCCCGGAGTCTTTTACCAGCCTGGGCTTGTTTTTTCTCTATCAACTTTGCATTACAAAGTGTATTTGCCACCTAAAGGAGACACGCCGATGAGCACCATCTTTCCGCCGCAACCTGCAACTCCAATCGCCAGTCTTAAGTCGCGTTCTATGGGAACGAAGTTTTTCTTGTTATTTGCCCTGGCAGTGCTGATGAGCCTTCCTGGCTTCTTCGTCGACAGCCTTGCGGATAGCCGCGCCGAACAGAGAGGCGCGGTAACCACCTACAGCAATGGAACACCTCAGCCGCCGCACACAGTACTCGGCATCAAGATGGCGGACTCCTACCGCTCTATCCATCGCTCGCTCAGGTACATCACTTTATTTCTGGGATTGGTGTTCATTACGTATTTTCTTTTCGAGGTCACGGCAAAAAAGCGGGTCCACCCTGGGCAATATGCGCTGGTCGGTGTGGCGCAGACCATCTTCTACCTGCTGTTGCTTTCGTTATCGGAGTTGGTTGGGTTTGACCTTGGATTCCTGATCGCCGGGGCAGCGACGGTGCTGCTCTTTTCCATGAATACCGCATGGCTGTTTGTGAGCCGCAAGCTGGGCCTGCGAGCTCTGGGCGTGTTCAGCCTGCTCTATGCCTTTATCTACGTGCTGCTGAGGCTGGAGAACTATGCGCTCCTAGTCGGCTCCTGCGCGAGCTTTGCCTCCATCGCTGCGACGATGTACTTTACGCGGAACATCGACTGGTACAGCCCCGGCGGCAACGATTCGCCAGCTCCTGCAGGGGCTCCAGCGACCACACACGAATCCTGGTTGAAATGACCTTGTGTGGATGGCCAAATGTACCCTGAACCATTTGGGTGCCCCATTCATGACGGTTTCATGTCATGAGTGGGGTGGCGATGGTTCTAAGACATTCGTGGCAGCTCACTCATGCACAAAGAACGCGCATGAATGGGGCACCCGGCGAACAAGATCCTTCGGCATGGCACTCATCCTACAGCCCACATCTCAAAAGCGAGATGTGGGGCACCCTCTTTGCTTCCTATTTAGACTTGGGCCACCCGCCCGTCGTACACATAGATTGCCGAGCGCTCTCAAATCCTATTTCCTTGCTACCTTCTCAACTAGCTTGATGCAGCCCCAAACGATGGCATAGTCCACTACTCCGACAGGCAGAAGTGTAATACCTGGATAGCTCTTGCTTGTCCAAGGAACGAGCAGAACGAGAGAAGCTTGAAAAGCGACCGTGATCGCTAGCGTCATCCAAAACTATGTGTACTTTTTCAAATCCCAGCAAGCTCTAGCAGCTAAAACCACAACTCCAACCGCGACCAGGGCGGCTCGCCCCCTCCCCGGGTCGCCCAGATATACAAACAAAACAAAAAACGGTAGCCCGCACAAAAGAGCTATAAGAACCCATTTTCGATTAAGTAGATTGGAAGATTTAGTATTGTTCGATTCAACCATTAGTTAGTGCCCCGCCTGACATGCTCGGTAGTCTTTGTAGGTATCGTGCAACCAAGGTATAGATGCTTACACGATTCATTGCAACTCTCTTTCTCGCCCCAGACCAGCAACAAGGCCGCCCCGAAGGGTGGCCAGCTGGCTGGATTTTGCTAAAGGTTATTGCTTCATTTTCTCCATGAACGTGAGCGGCCTGACGAACAGGACTACTTGTCCGGGCTGGGGCTGGACTGTGACTTTACCGCATGTGTTTCTCGAAGCATATCCGTGCTCAAGAACTTCTTTTGTGCTGAAGTTGTTTAGTTCGAGCGGAGAGCGGTTTCCTTCCCCTGACCCACACAACACGTAGGGAACATTGATTAGGAAGGACTCATCGTATTTCACAACGGGATACTTCTCGACGATAGTACTGTGACCCGTCGAGATGGGGATATTCACCTCGTTCGGATTCAGCGTGAGTTGTAGTCGAGCAATGCCGTTGTCGTCCGTGGGGATCGCGATTGCTTCTTTGCGCTCTCCGCCCACCCAGACATTCACGTACGCGGAGGTTCCAACCATAGGGCGTCCATTTCTACCGTCCACCAACTTGATTTCGAGCATCTGAGCAGCAAGTGACATCGCAGGCATGGCCATCAAAACGGTTACAAGCAGGTTGAGCCATCCACGGTGGAAGGATACTTGACGGTGCCCGATCAGCATTTGGGGTATCCTCCCACCTTCGTCATATTCAGGAGCCAATGGAAGAACGCACCAACCGGGTTGTACACGTAGCCGGAGTCGATGTGGAACGTAGCCTGATTCGGCCCAAACGGCACGGTCAGTTGATCGCCATGTCCTCCTGGACTGCTTACGGCATGAAGGGTTGGCCCATAGCCGATGGCGTATGTCCACCAATGAACCGGATAGTAGCCCGTGGATACGCCGGATGTGAGCCATAAATATTCAGGTTCAACGTACCTTGGCCTGAAGGCGCTCCCGTTGAGTAATTGAAAGTGCTGCTGACATTCGCATCTGTATAGTTCGTCCCAAACTGATTATTGGTGGCGTTCAAAATCTTCGCTTGGCATGGCGGAGGAGGCTCCACTTTATTTGGGGCTCGGAGTCGAATTCACGTCCGCAATATTCACATACTTGATTGACACGTTGTCGCTGTGGGACTGCTCTCCATTTATCTCATCTTTTGAGATAGTATTTCCTGCGCAAGAGATCTCGAGGTGAAGTGGATCTTGCCATTTTAAAGTAATGCAATCATGATCTGTTGAGAAAATGACCGAAGGCCCATGCAAAGCGTACCTAAGTTCAACAGGCGAAAAGATATGGTCTCCCATAACTACAAAGATCTCGTCATTATTGAGCGCGTCATTATCTGAGCGCTTTGCGACCATCGCAAACCTACCCGAGGAAGATCGTTGGGTAGACAAAACACTGAAGTCGCCGTGATCGAAATAGCCATGAAAGAGCCCGTAAAGGGCGAATGCTAATACGATCACCGTTGTACAGGCGGCGATTAGTCCCACTCCTAAGGTCTTGTTCACAAATGGCATCCGGCTGCCCTCATCGCTTGCCCCTGTCTAATCTGAGCGTTATTGGTGCCGTGCTCCGCATTTAACATGCTGAGCAGTTGGGCTTGACATGCTGCTGAAA encodes:
- a CDS encoding Orn/Lys/Arg family decarboxylase, which encodes MSEGRWVLLIASEVGGTDSVSDRAMERLVEAIGKEGYEVVRTSTPEDGLSLVTSDPSHSAILLDWDLEGENQFDERAALKILRAVRRRNKKIPIFLIADRTLVSELPLEVVKQVHEYIHLFGDTPAFIANRVDFAVERYHEQLLPPYFRELKKYTDQGAYSWDAPGHMGGVAYLKHPIGMEFHKFFGENIMRSDLGISTSPLGSWLDHIGPPGESERNAARIFGADWTFFVLGGSSTSNQIVGHGVIAQDDIVLADANCHKSICHSLTITGARPVYFKPTRNGYGMIGLVPIKRFSPENVQALIDKSPFCAGAPVKKATYAVVTNSTYDGLCYDVNRVVEELAKSVPRIHFDEAWYAYAKFHEIYRGRFAMGVPDEIPDRPTIFSVQSTHKMLAAFSMASMVHIKLSQRAPLDYDQFNESFMMHGTTSPFYPLIASLDVAAAMMDEPAGPTLMSETLQDAISFRKAMSSVAHRLRAAEQGWFFRLYQPEYVFDPLDGETYLFEEAADGLLTNRSSCWTLKPGEDWHGYQDEDIADDYCMLDPSKVTILTPGVNAQGVVSDWGIPAAILTEFLDGRRVEIARTGDYTVLVLFSVGTSKGKWGALLENLFEFKRLYDSEAPLEEALPELVLKYPARYRNVTLKELSDEMHMVMQQLNLSGLVNAACDEDFDPVLTPAQTYQKLLRGETEKIKFSEMAGRIAAVMLVPYPPGIPMSMPGERLGGPESPVIRLIMAMEEFGKRFPGFERETHGIEADANGEYWMRAVIETPNGKRNGRNKQRPPSSAPPVKRRKKTIPLPGDDSPLEPGAPVKISPER
- a CDS encoding inner membrane CreD family protein, with translation MSTIFPPQPATPIASLKSRSMGTKFFLLFALAVLMSLPGFFVDSLADSRAEQRGAVTTYSNGTPQPPHTVLGIKMADSYRSIHRSLRYITLFLGLVFITYFLFEVTAKKRVHPGQYALVGVAQTIFYLLLLSLSELVGFDLGFLIAGAATVLLFSMNTAWLFVSRKLGLRALGVFSLLYAFIYVLLRLENYALLVGSCASFASIAATMYFTRNIDWYSPGGNDSPAPAGAPATTHESWLK